The following are encoded together in the Tripterygium wilfordii isolate XIE 37 chromosome 3, ASM1340144v1, whole genome shotgun sequence genome:
- the LOC119990015 gene encoding putative glutamine amidotransferase GAT1_2.1, translated as MADSDISRILPRVLIVSRRSVRKNKFVDFVGEYHLDLIVSYGAVPVIVPRVNGVHMLLESFEPIHGVLLCEGEDIDPSLYEAETSSLSPDELEEIRRLHASDTAIDKEKDSIELGLAKLCLERNIPYLGICRGSQVLNVACGGSLYMDIEKEVSKKCPEEHRVRHIDYDDYDGHRHLVNVLENTPLHDWFKDSLEEDKMEIWVNSYHHQGVKRLAQRFVPMAYSPDGLTEGFYDPDAYNPEEGKFIMGLQFHPERMRRPDSDEFDYPGCPKAYQEFVKAVIFYQKKLNSSTSVPKPIVLNQEMEKQRKVILRSFSLAKNIYSTRRELHPSKESELEAGAEFLESNTALSLQQENRLKQMGATVRNSNAYIERLKLNEEREKLARSVMGKMSVEQLSDLMSFYHMMGQICSEVVGKKLQGIVNDTAGA; from the exons ATGGCCGATTCGGATATCTCCAGAATCCTCCCTCGTGTTCTCATTGTCTCCAGACGCAGCGTTCGCAAGAACAAGTTCGTTGATTTTGTGG GGGAATATCATCTTGATCTAATAGTGAGCTATGGAGCTGTACCAGTAATTGTACCTCGTGTAAATGGAGTCCATATGTTGTTAGAGAGCTTTGAGCCAATCCATGGAGTTCTTCTCTGCGAAGGAGAAGACATTGATCCATCATTATACGAAGCTGAAACCTCCAGTCTTTCACCAGACGAATTGGAGGAAATTAGGAGATTACATGCCAGTGACACTGCaattgacaaagaaaaagactCAATCGAATTGGGATTGGCAAAACTTTGCCTTGAAAGAAACATACCCTATTTGGGAATCTGTAGAGGATCACAAGTCCTAAATGTAGCTTGTGGGGGATCACTTTACATGGACATAGAGAAAGAGGTCTCAAAGAAGTGCCCTGAAGAACATAGAGTGAGGCACATTGATTATGATGACTATGATGGGCATAGACATCTGGTTAATGTTTTGGAGAACACTCCATTGCATGATTGGTTTAAGGATTCTTTGGAGGAAGATAAAATGGAGATTTGGGTTAATAGTTATCACCACCAAGGAGTGAAAAGATTGGCTCAAAGATTTGTGCCCATGGCCTATTCGCCAGATGGTCTCACTGAAGGTTTTTATGATCCTGATGCATATAATCCTGAAGAGGGAAAGTTCATAATGGGACTCCAATTTCATCCTGAGAGAATGAGGAGGCCTGATTCGGATGAATTCGATTATCCCGGATGCCCGAAAGCCTATCAG gaATTTGTGAAGGCAGTAATTTTTTATCAGAAGAAGCTGAACAGCTCAACATCAGTACCAAAACCTATTGTGCTCAATCAAGAAATGGAGAAGCAAAGAAAAGTAATATTGAGAAGTTTCTCCCttgcaaaaaatatatacagCACCCGCCGCGAGCTGCATCCATCAAAAGAATCAGAACTTGAAGCTGGAGCTGAATTTCttgag TCCAATACAGCACTAAGTTTGCAGCAAGAGAACAGGTTGAAGCAAATGGGTGCAACAGTGAGGAACTCAAATGCATACATAGAAAGACTGAAATTGAATGAAGAGAGGGAAAAACTAGCAAGGAGTGTGATGGGTAAAATGTCAGTGGAACAGTTATCTGATCTTATGTCTTTCTACCACATGATGGGCCAAATATGTTCAGAAGTGGTTGGGAAGAAGCTTCAGGGCATTGTCAATGACACCGCTGGTGCCTAA
- the LOC119989987 gene encoding LEAF RUST 10 DISEASE-RESISTANCE LOCUS RECEPTOR-LIKE PROTEIN KINASE-like 1.4 isoform X2, which translates to MGSLPFLIIITTTIIIIIHSPSSVHGNEQYITCNTTFSCGGIQDVGYPFWESERRPSYCGFPGFELNCSTGVDQSPEITIVGQTYKVDNISSSSNLLTISRTDYVTSLCPTSLKNTTLVDTLFTLSSNTEPLYLYYGCQFLSSQLNMTFSPFQFTCDVIGPTNTGFYLPANTSSLTSTNLAFYQFLVAGCASSVYIPVSQSRSLQLMTIPNVDSVVTAIREGFGLNWDANNSLCESCMDSGGVCGYDTERNMFNCHCPDQTYLTTCHGNQTRTSGGNSRNLSVGLGIGIGGVGVIFILLGCWLFLMIRRRKRKVALAVSKDISGPPSSKSLRTPITNFSQSIPSYPSLKSDLEKGSAYFGVQVFSYAELETATDNFDSSKELGDGGFGTVYYGVLSDGSVVAVKRLHESSNKRVEQFMNEVEILARLRHKNLVTLYGCTSKHSRDLLLVYEYIPNGTVADHLLGKQTNSGLLSWPVRLSIAIETAEALAYLHELDVIHRDVKTNNILLDNNFHVKVADFGLSRLFPTNVTHVSTAPQGTPGYVDPEYYRCYHLTDKSDVYSFGVVLIELISSLPAVDTNRHRHDINLANMAINKIQNHALHELVDPMLGFEKDFVVRRMITSVAELAFRCLQQERDMRPSMEEVRGILRGIENETFGGQKAEVVDIGGDDVGLINNSTPPFSPDSIVADKWDMEFLRRTT; encoded by the exons ATGGGTTCTCTTCCTTTCTTGATCATCataaccaccaccatcatcatcataatccaCTCTCCAAGCTCCGTCCATGGCAACGAGCAGTACATTACCTGCAATACAACTTTCAGTTGTGGAGGAATTCAGGATGTTGGGTACCCTTTTTGGGAATCAGAAAGGAGGCCAAGCTACTGTGGGTTTCCTGGGTTTGAGCTGAATTGCAGTACTGGAGTCGATCAATCTCCAGAAATCACAATCGTGGGCCAAACTTACAAGGTCGATAACATTAGTAGCTCCTCCAATCTCCTTACAATCTCCAGAACAGATTATGTGACCAGCCTTTGTCCAACATCTCTGAAAAATACCACTTTAGTTGACACTCTGTTTACCTTATCTTCTAATACAGAACCTCTTTACCTCTACTATGGCTGCCAATTCCTTTCCAGTCAGCTCAATATGACTTTTTCACCCTTTCAGTTCACCTGCGACGTAATTGGACCTACTAACACCGGCTTTTATCTCCCGGCGAATACATCTTCATTGACTTCGACCAATCTTGCATTCTACCAGTTCTTGGTAGCAGGGTGTGCCAGTAGTGTCTATATTCCTGTGTCTCAGTCAAGATCGTTGCAGCTGATGACAATTCCGAATGTCGACAGCGTGGTTACTGCAATTCGTGAGGGTTTTGGGTTGAATTGGGATGCCAATAATAGTCTGTGTGAGTCATGTATGGACTCTGGAGGGGTTTGTGGGTATGATACAGAGAGGAATATGTTCAACTGCCATTGTCCTGATCAGACTTATCTAACCACTTGTCATGGAAATCAAACCAGAACTTCAG GGGGAAATTCTAGGAATCTATCTGTTGGATTAG GCATTGGCATAGGAGGTGTTGGTGTCATATTTATTCTTCTGGGATGCTGGTTATTCCTCATGATacgaaggagaaaaagaaaggttgCCCTAGCTGTTAGCAAAGACATTTCTGGGCCTCCTTCAAGCAAATCCCTTCGTACTCCTATAACCAATTTCTCTCAAAGCATCCCTTCTTACCCTTCTTTGAAGTCTGACCTCGAAAAGGGTAGTGCTTACTTTGGAGTTCAGGTCTTCAGCTATGCTGAACTTGAAACGGCCACGGACAATTTTGATTCTTCTAAAGAACTTGGAGATGGAGGTTTTGGCACTGTTTACTATG GTGTGCTTAGTGATGGTAGTGTTGTTGCTGTAAAACGTCTGCATGAGAGTAGTAACAAACGTGTCGAGCAATTTATGAATGAGGTGGAGATTCTCGCTCGTTTAAGGCACAAAAACCTTGTGACCTTGTATGGATGCACGTCAAAACATAGCCGAGATCTTCTCCTAGTCTATGAATACATTCCTAATGGAACTGTGGCAGATCATCTTCTTGGGAAGCAAACAAATTCTGGCTTGCTCAGTTGGCCAGTTCGGTTAAGCATTGCAATAGAGACAGCCGAGGCACTTGCTTACCTCCATGAATTAGATGTTATACACCGTGATGTCAAAACTAACAACATTCTCCTCGACAACAATTTCCATGTCAAAGTGGCTGATTTTGGTCTgtcacgattgtttcccactaaTGTCACCCATGTGTCGACAGCTCCACAGGGGACTCCTGGATATGTGGATCCTGAGTATTATCGATGCTACCATCTGACTGACAAGAGTGATGTTTATAGCTTTGGGGTTGTCCTGATTGAGCTTATATCATCTTTACCAGCTGTGGACACGAACAGGCATCGTCATGATATTAATTTGGCAAACATGGCAATcaacaaaattcaaaaccatGCGTTGCATGAGCTGGTTGATCCAATGCTTGGCTTTGAAAAGGATTTTGTCGTTAGGAGAATGATCACCTCAGTGGCAGAATTAGCTTTTCGGTGTCTACAACAGGAGAGGGATATGAGGCCTTCAATGGAAGAAGTTCGAGGGATCTTGAGAGGaattgagaatgaaacttttggGGGACAGAAAGCAGAAGTGGTGGATATTGGCGGGGATGATGTTGGTCTCATAAATAATAGTACTCCACCTTTTTCACCAGACTCAATTGTGGCTGATAAATGG GATATGGAGTTTTTGAGGAGGACAACTTGA
- the LOC119989987 gene encoding LEAF RUST 10 DISEASE-RESISTANCE LOCUS RECEPTOR-LIKE PROTEIN KINASE-like 1.4 isoform X1, whose amino-acid sequence MGSLPFLIIITTTIIIIIHSPSSVHGNEQYITCNTTFSCGGIQDVGYPFWESERRPSYCGFPGFELNCSTGVDQSPEITIVGQTYKVDNISSSSNLLTISRTDYVTSLCPTSLKNTTLVDTLFTLSSNTEPLYLYYGCQFLSSQLNMTFSPFQFTCDVIGPTNTGFYLPANTSSLTSTNLAFYQFLVAGCASSVYIPVSQSRSLQLMTIPNVDSVVTAIREGFGLNWDANNSLCESCMDSGGVCGYDTERNMFNCHCPDQTYLTTCHGNQTRTSGGNSRNLSVGLGIGIGGVGVIFILLGCWLFLMIRRRKRKVALAVSKDISGPPSSKSLRTPITNFSQSIPSYPSLKSDLEKGSAYFGVQVFSYAELETATDNFDSSKELGDGGFGTVYYGVLSDGSVVAVKRLHESSNKRVEQFMNEVEILARLRHKNLVTLYGCTSKHSRDLLLVYEYIPNGTVADHLLGKQTNSGLLSWPVRLSIAIETAEALAYLHELDVIHRDVKTNNILLDNNFHVKVADFGLSRLFPTNVTHVSTAPQGTPGYVDPEYYRCYHLTDKSDVYSFGVVLIELISSLPAVDTNRHRHDINLANMAINKIQNHALHELVDPMLGFEKDFVVRRMITSVAELAFRCLQQERDMRPSMEEVRGILRGIENETFGGQKAEVVDIGGDDVGLINNSTPPFSPDSIVADKWVSCSTTTNSF is encoded by the exons ATGGGTTCTCTTCCTTTCTTGATCATCataaccaccaccatcatcatcataatccaCTCTCCAAGCTCCGTCCATGGCAACGAGCAGTACATTACCTGCAATACAACTTTCAGTTGTGGAGGAATTCAGGATGTTGGGTACCCTTTTTGGGAATCAGAAAGGAGGCCAAGCTACTGTGGGTTTCCTGGGTTTGAGCTGAATTGCAGTACTGGAGTCGATCAATCTCCAGAAATCACAATCGTGGGCCAAACTTACAAGGTCGATAACATTAGTAGCTCCTCCAATCTCCTTACAATCTCCAGAACAGATTATGTGACCAGCCTTTGTCCAACATCTCTGAAAAATACCACTTTAGTTGACACTCTGTTTACCTTATCTTCTAATACAGAACCTCTTTACCTCTACTATGGCTGCCAATTCCTTTCCAGTCAGCTCAATATGACTTTTTCACCCTTTCAGTTCACCTGCGACGTAATTGGACCTACTAACACCGGCTTTTATCTCCCGGCGAATACATCTTCATTGACTTCGACCAATCTTGCATTCTACCAGTTCTTGGTAGCAGGGTGTGCCAGTAGTGTCTATATTCCTGTGTCTCAGTCAAGATCGTTGCAGCTGATGACAATTCCGAATGTCGACAGCGTGGTTACTGCAATTCGTGAGGGTTTTGGGTTGAATTGGGATGCCAATAATAGTCTGTGTGAGTCATGTATGGACTCTGGAGGGGTTTGTGGGTATGATACAGAGAGGAATATGTTCAACTGCCATTGTCCTGATCAGACTTATCTAACCACTTGTCATGGAAATCAAACCAGAACTTCAG GGGGAAATTCTAGGAATCTATCTGTTGGATTAG GCATTGGCATAGGAGGTGTTGGTGTCATATTTATTCTTCTGGGATGCTGGTTATTCCTCATGATacgaaggagaaaaagaaaggttgCCCTAGCTGTTAGCAAAGACATTTCTGGGCCTCCTTCAAGCAAATCCCTTCGTACTCCTATAACCAATTTCTCTCAAAGCATCCCTTCTTACCCTTCTTTGAAGTCTGACCTCGAAAAGGGTAGTGCTTACTTTGGAGTTCAGGTCTTCAGCTATGCTGAACTTGAAACGGCCACGGACAATTTTGATTCTTCTAAAGAACTTGGAGATGGAGGTTTTGGCACTGTTTACTATG GTGTGCTTAGTGATGGTAGTGTTGTTGCTGTAAAACGTCTGCATGAGAGTAGTAACAAACGTGTCGAGCAATTTATGAATGAGGTGGAGATTCTCGCTCGTTTAAGGCACAAAAACCTTGTGACCTTGTATGGATGCACGTCAAAACATAGCCGAGATCTTCTCCTAGTCTATGAATACATTCCTAATGGAACTGTGGCAGATCATCTTCTTGGGAAGCAAACAAATTCTGGCTTGCTCAGTTGGCCAGTTCGGTTAAGCATTGCAATAGAGACAGCCGAGGCACTTGCTTACCTCCATGAATTAGATGTTATACACCGTGATGTCAAAACTAACAACATTCTCCTCGACAACAATTTCCATGTCAAAGTGGCTGATTTTGGTCTgtcacgattgtttcccactaaTGTCACCCATGTGTCGACAGCTCCACAGGGGACTCCTGGATATGTGGATCCTGAGTATTATCGATGCTACCATCTGACTGACAAGAGTGATGTTTATAGCTTTGGGGTTGTCCTGATTGAGCTTATATCATCTTTACCAGCTGTGGACACGAACAGGCATCGTCATGATATTAATTTGGCAAACATGGCAATcaacaaaattcaaaaccatGCGTTGCATGAGCTGGTTGATCCAATGCTTGGCTTTGAAAAGGATTTTGTCGTTAGGAGAATGATCACCTCAGTGGCAGAATTAGCTTTTCGGTGTCTACAACAGGAGAGGGATATGAGGCCTTCAATGGAAGAAGTTCGAGGGATCTTGAGAGGaattgagaatgaaacttttggGGGACAGAAAGCAGAAGTGGTGGATATTGGCGGGGATGATGTTGGTCTCATAAATAATAGTACTCCACCTTTTTCACCAGACTCAATTGTGGCTGATAAATGGGTTAGCTGCTCCACTACAACTAATTCTTTCTAG
- the LOC119989987 gene encoding LEAF RUST 10 DISEASE-RESISTANCE LOCUS RECEPTOR-LIKE PROTEIN KINASE-like 1.4 isoform X3: MQPFILFFAFSVLQTTSFATSSDAILTNCAFRTFSCGSLQNVSYPFTGGDRPDYCGPPDFLLKCVNGSVPELTIDSLSYRVLQLDQTRNTISLARSDLYETGCTTQFNNTTLDQSSFDASSGNEILTLFYGCTPFVNYPLNNSFSCALGGEVREDVYFLISRVPSGLDLSSVDCKERISLPILRSSVEKLVFNQSTILEVLRDGFNVNYRNPFENDCEKCRESHGRCGFDQESIKPICICGDRLCPGGNSRNLSVGLGIGIGGVGVIFILLGCWLFLMIRRRKRKVALAVSKDISGPPSSKSLRTPITNFSQSIPSYPSLKSDLEKGSAYFGVQVFSYAELETATDNFDSSKELGDGGFGTVYYGVLSDGSVVAVKRLHESSNKRVEQFMNEVEILARLRHKNLVTLYGCTSKHSRDLLLVYEYIPNGTVADHLLGKQTNSGLLSWPVRLSIAIETAEALAYLHELDVIHRDVKTNNILLDNNFHVKVADFGLSRLFPTNVTHVSTAPQGTPGYVDPEYYRCYHLTDKSDVYSFGVVLIELISSLPAVDTNRHRHDINLANMAINKIQNHALHELVDPMLGFEKDFVVRRMITSVAELAFRCLQQERDMRPSMEEVRGILRGIENETFGGQKAEVVDIGGDDVGLINNSTPPFSPDSIVADKWVSCSTTTNSF; encoded by the exons ATGCAACCTTTCATCCTCTTCTTTGCCTTCTCAGTCCTCCAGACGACGTCGTTCGCTACTTCTTCCGATGCCATCCTCACGAATTGCGCCTTCCGGACCTTCTCCTGCGGATCCCTCCAAAACGTTTCCTACCCCTTCACCGGCGGCGATCGCCCTGACTACTGTGGCCCGCCTGATTTCCTCCTCAAATGTGTCAACGGCTCTGTTCCAGAGTTGACCATCGACTCGCTAAGTTACCGTGTACTCCAACTCGACCAGACACGAAATACAATCAGTCTAGCTCGGTCGGACCTATACGAAACAGGCTGCACAACCCAATTCAACAATACCACTCTTGATCAGAGTTCCTTTGATGCTTCATCAGGGAATGAGATTCTCACCCTTTTTTATGGGTGCACGCCCTTCGTGAATTACCCGCTGAATAACTCGTTTTCATGTGCATTGGGTGGGGAAGTGAGGGAAGACGTCTATTTTCTTATTAGTCGGGTCCCTAGTGGTCTAGATTTGAGCTCTGTTGATTGTAAAGAAAGGATTAGTTTGCCAATTCTACGTAGTTCGGTGGAGAAGCTCGTCTTTAATCAATCAACGATACTGGAGGTATTGAGGGATGGTTTTAATGTGAATTATAGGAATCCTTTTGAGAATGATTGTGAAAAATGTCGTGAATCTCATGGTAGGTGCGGGTTTGATCAGGAATCGATCAAACCCATCTGCATATGCGGTGATCGATTGTGTCCAG GGGGAAATTCTAGGAATCTATCTGTTGGATTAG GCATTGGCATAGGAGGTGTTGGTGTCATATTTATTCTTCTGGGATGCTGGTTATTCCTCATGATacgaaggagaaaaagaaaggttgCCCTAGCTGTTAGCAAAGACATTTCTGGGCCTCCTTCAAGCAAATCCCTTCGTACTCCTATAACCAATTTCTCTCAAAGCATCCCTTCTTACCCTTCTTTGAAGTCTGACCTCGAAAAGGGTAGTGCTTACTTTGGAGTTCAGGTCTTCAGCTATGCTGAACTTGAAACGGCCACGGACAATTTTGATTCTTCTAAAGAACTTGGAGATGGAGGTTTTGGCACTGTTTACTATG GTGTGCTTAGTGATGGTAGTGTTGTTGCTGTAAAACGTCTGCATGAGAGTAGTAACAAACGTGTCGAGCAATTTATGAATGAGGTGGAGATTCTCGCTCGTTTAAGGCACAAAAACCTTGTGACCTTGTATGGATGCACGTCAAAACATAGCCGAGATCTTCTCCTAGTCTATGAATACATTCCTAATGGAACTGTGGCAGATCATCTTCTTGGGAAGCAAACAAATTCTGGCTTGCTCAGTTGGCCAGTTCGGTTAAGCATTGCAATAGAGACAGCCGAGGCACTTGCTTACCTCCATGAATTAGATGTTATACACCGTGATGTCAAAACTAACAACATTCTCCTCGACAACAATTTCCATGTCAAAGTGGCTGATTTTGGTCTgtcacgattgtttcccactaaTGTCACCCATGTGTCGACAGCTCCACAGGGGACTCCTGGATATGTGGATCCTGAGTATTATCGATGCTACCATCTGACTGACAAGAGTGATGTTTATAGCTTTGGGGTTGTCCTGATTGAGCTTATATCATCTTTACCAGCTGTGGACACGAACAGGCATCGTCATGATATTAATTTGGCAAACATGGCAATcaacaaaattcaaaaccatGCGTTGCATGAGCTGGTTGATCCAATGCTTGGCTTTGAAAAGGATTTTGTCGTTAGGAGAATGATCACCTCAGTGGCAGAATTAGCTTTTCGGTGTCTACAACAGGAGAGGGATATGAGGCCTTCAATGGAAGAAGTTCGAGGGATCTTGAGAGGaattgagaatgaaacttttggGGGACAGAAAGCAGAAGTGGTGGATATTGGCGGGGATGATGTTGGTCTCATAAATAATAGTACTCCACCTTTTTCACCAGACTCAATTGTGGCTGATAAATGGGTTAGCTGCTCCACTACAACTAATTCTTTCTAG
- the LOC119995604 gene encoding non-specific lipid-transfer protein 2-like, protein MKMQEVSNVATLFVVMMFVGTAVPMSLPMPPSMPPSTPPLVCNPLSMGDCGGAFMFGGPPSRECCIELNAQKRCFCQYLKDPNLKPYIENPNAKRIAAACGVPIQKC, encoded by the coding sequence atgaagatgcagGAGGTCTCCAATGTTGCCACTCTCTTTGTGGTGATGATGTTTGTGGGGACGGCGGTTCCAATGTCGTTGCCTATGCCGCCATCGATGCCGCCATCTACACCGCCGCTGGTATGCAACCCACTGTCGATGGGTGACTGCGGAGGAGCGTTCATGTTTGGAGGGCCGCCGTCCCGGGAATGCTGCATCGAGTTGAATGCCCAGAAGCGATGCTTTTGCCAGTACCTCAAAGACCCCAACCTTAAACCGTATATTGAAAATCCGAATGCTAAGAGGATTGCTGCCGCATGTGGGGTCCCCATCCAAAAGTGttga
- the LOC119995077 gene encoding non-specific lipid-transfer protein 2-like: protein MKKVSSHNVVSLGLLMVVIMLATQINVSQAVTCNPSELSSCAPAIASGAAPSSTCCSKVREQRPCLCGYLKNPNLRQFVNSPNARKVSRSCGVPFPNC, encoded by the coding sequence ATGAAGAAGGTCTCTAGCCATAATGTTGTTTCTCTTGGCCTACTGATGGTGGTGATAATGTTAGCAACCCAAATTAACGTCTCACAGGCAGTGACTTGCAACCCATCTGAGCTGAGCTCCTGTGCCCCGGCGATTGCTTCCGGGGCGGCACCGTCCAGTACATGCTGCAGCAAGGTGAGGGAGCAGAGGCCATGCCTTTGTGGGTACCTCAAGAACCCCAATCTCAGGCAGTTTGTTAATTCTCCCAATGCTAGAAAGGTTTCTAGATCCTGTGGGGTCCCATTCCCTAACTGTTAA